Part of the Egibacteraceae bacterium genome, CAACCTCATCCCCCAAGCCGCATGACGAGGTCCCTCCAGAAGATCTGCACCCATTACCTTCCTCGGCCCCGCACGCAGGGCGATCGCCGACCGGCTGCCTGAGGCCGTCGCCGCCGCAGTCCTAGAGTTCTGCGCCAACACCCTGGCTGAGAACCCACACCGCGTCGGCAAGCCCCTGTTCGGCCCGTTGGCCGGATGCCACGGAGCCCGACGAGCGACCTACCGCATCGTCTACCGCATCGATGCCACGAACAACATCGTCACCGTGCTCGACGTCGCCCACCGCAAGGACATCTACCGCCCGCGATAGCGGCGACCCGGTGCATCCCATAGGCGTGGCCAAGGGACACGTCCAGCTTGGTGAACACCCAACGCCTGCAAAGCGGCGCAGGCGCTGCGGGCCTGCTCCAAAGCGGCGGCTCCACGGCCCAGCATGTGCAGCCCGCGTGCCCGGTCCACGCCAACCAGGACGCCTCGAGGGGGCAGCCCAACGCGTTGGTAAAGGCCGTCTTGCAGGCGGCGGTTGGCCGTTCCTGGATCGCCCGCGGGCAGCGCCACCTGGCCGTGGCTCGCCAAGGCCACGAGGCAGTCCGTGCCGACGGCCTCCGCGGCGGCCTCGAGCTCGGTAGTGACGGTCACCGTGGTGTTCGTGGGCGGGGGGTTCCGGCGGCTACGGAGTGCGACGTGTACCGCAGCCGTCAACCTCCGGCCTACCCGGCATAGGTTGAACTCGGGAGCCCCTGGCAGGGATATCGGGCCGTAGTGATGATCGCCTCCGGGTGGAGGCGCGCGCAGTCTTGGCTGCAGACCTCGATCAGAGGGCGATGGCGATGTCGAGGGAGGCCCTGGCCAGCCGGACGTCGGTTGTGAGCAGCTTGCCGGACAGGATTTGAGCGGCAGCAACGTAGAGCGCATCTCGGGCTGCAATGTCGTCGCGCAGGGCCCAGGCCGCCGACAGGAGTGGTGCGCTGATTGGAAGGCGCGCCACATCGAGGTCGGCAAGAAGGGCGAGGCGCGCGGAAACAGCCTCGGCGGTCAGTTGCTCGT contains:
- a CDS encoding type II toxin-antitoxin system RelE/ParE family toxin; the encoded protein is MPEAVAAAVLEFCANTLAENPHRVGKPLFGPLAGCHGARRATYRIVYRIDATNNIVTVLDVAHRKDIYRPR
- a CDS encoding type II toxin-antitoxin system VapC family toxin, with product MIVVLDAAAVVDVLLDNDRGRGARKHLEGAQLFSVVHLDAEVFSALARLHRDEQLTAEAVSARLALLADLDVARLPISAPLLSAAWALRDDIAARDALYVAAAQILSGKLLTTDVRLARASLDIAIAL